The Anabaena sp. WA102 genome contains a region encoding:
- a CDS encoding response regulator transcription factor — protein sequence MGSVCIEIVEGNPHLRSLLGWHLQQLEYRVHQAASIYQAKEVFISHQPTLVILDADLSDGDGVEFCRWLHRQQQPLILMLSARTNEADIVTGLKAGADDYLSKPFGMQEFLARVEAIIRRNRTPTAPAYLDYGSLQIDLVQRRVRFQGEFIDLTPQEFSLLYVLAQAGGVPLSRSELLRRAWPDAIDNPRTIDTHVLSLRKKVELDPRQPSLIQTIRNVGYRFNMEILNVNVPQTQTKLPRERFTNQIPVLTK from the coding sequence GTGGGTTCGGTTTGTATAGAAATTGTTGAGGGGAATCCCCATCTGAGGTCGTTGTTGGGTTGGCACTTGCAACAACTAGAATACCGAGTTCATCAAGCTGCCAGTATTTACCAAGCAAAAGAAGTGTTTATCAGCCATCAACCCACTCTAGTCATTCTAGATGCGGATTTATCGGATGGTGATGGGGTCGAGTTTTGCCGCTGGTTACATCGTCAACAACAGCCTTTAATTCTTATGTTATCTGCTCGTACGAACGAAGCCGATATTGTGACGGGATTAAAAGCGGGGGCGGATGATTATTTAAGCAAACCTTTTGGAATGCAGGAATTTTTGGCTAGGGTTGAGGCAATTATCCGCCGTAACCGGACACCTACTGCACCAGCCTATTTAGATTATGGCAGTTTGCAAATTGATTTAGTTCAGCGTCGGGTGCGGTTTCAAGGGGAGTTTATTGATTTAACGCCCCAGGAATTCAGTTTATTGTATGTTTTGGCACAAGCTGGAGGAGTGCCTTTGAGTAGATCGGAATTATTACGTCGTGCTTGGCCTGACGCTATTGATAACCCACGCACCATTGATACTCATGTTTTATCGTTGCGGAAGAAGGTGGAACTTGATCCACGTCAACCCAGTTTAATTCAAACTATCCGCAATGTGGGATACAGATTTAACATGGAAATCTTGAATGTTAATGTTCCACAAACACAAACAAAATTACCAAGAGAAAGATTTACTAATCAAATTCCTGTACTAACTAAGTAA
- a CDS encoding DUF6761 family protein yields the protein MLQDTQTIRYYQRLTDAFVELWNRGYRMDDMRMYLDGYLAALRHSNIMEPYWIHRLEEEASRYLYDVSNFAMVQPEPEKQHGYY from the coding sequence ATGCTCCAAGACACACAAACCATCCGCTACTACCAAAGACTTACCGACGCCTTCGTCGAATTATGGAATCGCGGTTATCGTATGGATGATATGCGGATGTATTTGGATGGATACCTTGCCGCACTTCGACATAGTAACATCATGGAACCATATTGGATTCATCGCTTAGAAGAGGAAGCCAGCCGTTATTTGTATGATGTATCTAACTTCGCAATGGTTCAACCAGAACCCGAAAAACAACATGGCTACTATTAA